In Microbacterium binotii, one DNA window encodes the following:
- a CDS encoding MFS transporter, whose product MPDAVAPVRALRTVPFLAAVNLAALGALTAPAVVGLPVRVAALVPAADRAGTLAVVIAAGALAAIVANPLVGFLSDRTRVGWGRRRPWMLAGAVTGPLATWWLLGAGDLFTLVLAWIGMQVCYNAVLATAAAQLADTVEERWRAGASGIFAAAAFLGTVPPLVIAATLPSQLALASAIMPAAAVIAVVLCVLFVPDTAVATVGPPSRPSCRPRFTLAPGFAVVWVQRLLLQSAFSLTTAFTLYFVMDRMLRDQASATSITSLSTVLGGGAIVVAAVTMGLLAGRRGDYRPFLAASIVGLMAASLLRAFAAEPIQLWTSALVGGLAMGTFFAVDFALALRTIPAERTGAYLGILNATETIPQVVGPLAAAALLATGGDALGGRGGNYVALYVTAAAVALLALVLLRLVASYARRPVSAPTPADPAPRAHEGRRHAS is encoded by the coding sequence ATGCCCGACGCCGTCGCCCCCGTCCGCGCGTTGCGCACCGTCCCCTTCCTCGCCGCCGTCAACCTCGCCGCTCTCGGAGCGTTGACCGCTCCGGCGGTCGTGGGACTCCCGGTGCGGGTGGCGGCGCTGGTGCCGGCCGCCGATCGCGCGGGCACGCTCGCCGTGGTCATCGCCGCCGGCGCCCTCGCCGCGATCGTGGCCAACCCGCTCGTCGGGTTCCTCTCGGACCGCACACGAGTCGGGTGGGGCAGACGACGCCCCTGGATGCTGGCCGGAGCGGTCACCGGGCCGCTGGCGACCTGGTGGCTGCTGGGCGCGGGCGACCTGTTCACCCTCGTGCTCGCGTGGATCGGGATGCAGGTCTGCTACAACGCGGTGCTGGCCACGGCGGCCGCCCAGCTCGCCGACACGGTCGAGGAGAGATGGCGAGCGGGGGCCTCCGGGATCTTCGCGGCGGCCGCCTTCCTCGGCACGGTCCCCCCTCTCGTGATCGCAGCGACCCTCCCCAGCCAGCTGGCGCTCGCCTCGGCGATCATGCCCGCCGCTGCGGTGATCGCGGTCGTCCTGTGCGTCCTGTTCGTCCCGGATACCGCCGTCGCGACCGTCGGTCCCCCCTCCCGCCCCTCGTGTCGTCCTCGCTTCACCCTCGCCCCCGGCTTCGCCGTCGTATGGGTGCAGCGGCTCCTCCTGCAATCGGCGTTCTCACTGACCACCGCCTTCACCCTGTACTTCGTCATGGACCGCATGCTGCGCGATCAGGCGTCGGCCACGAGCATCACCTCTCTGTCCACCGTGCTCGGCGGCGGCGCCATCGTCGTCGCCGCCGTCACGATGGGACTGCTCGCCGGTCGCCGCGGCGACTACCGGCCGTTCCTCGCGGCCTCCATCGTCGGTCTCATGGCGGCCTCTCTGCTGCGCGCCTTCGCCGCGGAGCCGATCCAGCTGTGGACGAGTGCGCTCGTGGGCGGCCTCGCCATGGGCACCTTCTTCGCCGTCGACTTCGCCCTCGCGCTGCGCACGATCCCCGCCGAACGCACGGGCGCCTACCTCGGGATCCTCAACGCGACCGAGACCATCCCCCAGGTCGTCGGCCCGCTGGCGGCTGCGGCGCTTCTCGCCACGGGCGGCGATGCACTCGGCGGGCGCGGCGGCAACTACGTCGCCCTGTACGTGACCGCGGCGGCGGTGGCGCTCCTCGCGCTGGTGCTGCTGCGCCTCGTCGCTTCGTACGCGCGCCGCCCCGTCAGTGCTCCGACCCCGGCAGATCCAGCGCCGCGAGCGCACGAAGGGCGTCGACACGCGAGCTGA